In Stigmatella aurantiaca, one DNA window encodes the following:
- the sppA gene encoding signal peptide peptidase SppA, with protein sequence MVRLVFVALANLFLLARTLLGLPFRLLASRHRPAYVRFRLSGDLPYRERRRNRWRWGLRNAAPEPATVSSLEAFREALGLLAKDPRVKGILLELEGLAVPSAKKDALVEQLLAFRAAGKRVVGWAVSVDNLGFQVLCAADEVLLAPAGRVDLVGYAAEATALGEGLARVGIQAHFIRRGAYKTAPELFTHGEISDIQRQTLETFLDERYAELVKAVATGRKRSPEEAQALIDGGPYSAQRAVTAGLVDALCTEAELPARLNPPPAGKKDADADEEPLESMESWLGAVPFPPVKWRPVRRRPRLGLISLSGMIVPGKGSSNPLGPKTAGSDAVVKAVRAAGRDKRAKAVVLYINSPGGSALASELILEAIQRVARKKPVIAYVDQVAASGGYMAALGAQEIWSSPHAVVGSIGVFAGKFEASGLLEHLGIHRTLLTRGQNAGIFSVSRGFTPHERASMEAEVEETYQAFLGHVAKARGRTKEEIHERGEGRVYSGTRGLAAGLVDRLGSFEDVCRHALERAGVKTEHFELAFYGGAERRASLLQLLLSGARTQLYAFCPAAWSLTGETERGGP encoded by the coding sequence ATGGTGCGACTTGTCTTCGTGGCCCTCGCCAACCTGTTCTTGCTCGCACGGACCCTGCTCGGGCTGCCGTTCCGCCTGCTGGCGTCCCGGCACCGCCCCGCCTATGTGCGCTTCCGCCTCTCGGGGGACTTGCCCTACCGCGAGCGGCGCCGCAACCGGTGGCGCTGGGGCCTGAGGAACGCCGCGCCCGAGCCCGCCACGGTCTCCTCGCTGGAGGCCTTCCGGGAAGCCCTGGGCCTGCTGGCGAAGGACCCCCGGGTGAAGGGCATCCTGCTGGAGCTGGAGGGGCTCGCCGTGCCGTCCGCCAAGAAGGACGCGCTGGTGGAGCAGCTCCTGGCCTTCCGCGCCGCGGGCAAGCGGGTGGTGGGCTGGGCCGTCAGCGTGGACAACCTGGGCTTCCAGGTGCTGTGCGCGGCGGACGAGGTGCTGCTGGCGCCCGCGGGCCGGGTGGACCTGGTGGGCTACGCGGCGGAGGCCACGGCGCTGGGCGAGGGCCTGGCGCGCGTGGGCATCCAGGCGCACTTCATCCGGCGCGGGGCCTACAAGACGGCGCCGGAGCTCTTCACCCACGGGGAGATCTCCGACATCCAGCGGCAGACGCTGGAGACGTTCCTCGACGAGCGGTACGCGGAGCTGGTCAAGGCGGTGGCCACCGGGCGCAAGCGCTCCCCCGAGGAGGCCCAGGCGCTGATCGACGGGGGGCCCTACAGCGCCCAGCGCGCGGTGACCGCGGGGCTGGTGGACGCGCTGTGCACCGAGGCGGAGCTGCCGGCGCGGCTGAATCCCCCGCCTGCTGGGAAGAAGGACGCGGACGCGGACGAGGAGCCCCTGGAGTCCATGGAGAGCTGGCTGGGGGCGGTGCCGTTCCCGCCGGTGAAGTGGCGGCCGGTGAGGCGCCGGCCCCGGCTGGGCCTCATCTCGCTGTCGGGGATGATCGTCCCCGGCAAGGGCTCCAGCAACCCGCTGGGGCCGAAGACTGCGGGCTCGGACGCGGTGGTGAAGGCGGTGCGCGCGGCGGGGCGGGACAAGCGCGCCAAGGCGGTGGTGCTCTACATCAACAGCCCCGGGGGCTCGGCGCTGGCCTCGGAACTCATCCTGGAGGCCATCCAGCGCGTGGCGCGCAAGAAGCCGGTGATTGCCTACGTGGATCAGGTGGCCGCCAGCGGCGGGTACATGGCGGCGCTGGGGGCGCAGGAGATCTGGTCCTCCCCGCACGCGGTGGTGGGCTCCATCGGCGTCTTCGCGGGCAAGTTCGAGGCCTCCGGGCTGCTGGAGCACCTGGGCATCCACCGCACGCTGCTCACCCGGGGGCAGAACGCGGGCATCTTCTCCGTCTCGCGCGGCTTCACCCCCCACGAGCGGGCCTCGATGGAGGCGGAGGTGGAGGAGACGTACCAGGCGTTCCTGGGCCACGTGGCCAAGGCCCGCGGCCGGACGAAGGAGGAGATCCACGAGCGCGGCGAGGGGCGGGTCTACTCGGGCACGCGCGGGCTGGCCGCGGGGCTGGTGGACCGCCTGGGCAGCTTCGAGGACGTCTGCCGGCATGCGCTGGAGCGGGCCGGGGTGAAGACGGAGCACTTCGAGCTGGCCTTCTATGGAGGCGCCGAGCGCCGGGCCTCCCTCCTGCAGTTGCTCCTGAGCGGGGCGCGCACCCAGCTCTACGCCTTCTGCCCGGCGGCCTGGTCCCTCACGGGGGAGACGGAGCGGGGAGGGCCTTAG
- a CDS encoding isochorismate synthase, which translates to MRYLAAVDPLAGAELLGEPSVYWDYPPAQEVVAGWGEAGALEAHSAQEAQEILQRLSSASTVRWLDQAPACLPGPWFGGRRFAAEATDAGWGAFGFGRWTLPERLVWREGDRLAAAVFVPAGPGAEDKVRSMLVGLGSKFPAGPLSVRSEPQALRVSAGRSAFEQSVERATEAIASGYFQKVVLARAVEIEGERPFDQVEVLARLREQNPRCATFLFRAPDDTAFLGATPETLCRVEGRELRTEALAGTAPAAQAMELVGRDKERREHEAVVRYILEVLSPLAEHIDADAAPLLLTLRGMVHLRTGIQASLREGVGVAELVAAMHPTPAVGGTPSAVAMSFLLEHEGLDRGWYAAPVGWVGPGRAHQMVALRSARVKGAQARLYVGAGIVAGSKAEAEWRETELKSLTMARALGGSEG; encoded by the coding sequence ATGCGCTACCTGGCTGCGGTGGACCCGTTGGCCGGGGCGGAGCTGCTGGGCGAGCCCTCGGTCTACTGGGATTACCCCCCCGCGCAAGAGGTGGTGGCGGGCTGGGGCGAGGCCGGGGCCCTGGAGGCCCACAGTGCCCAGGAGGCCCAGGAGATTCTCCAGCGGTTGTCCTCCGCCAGCACGGTGCGCTGGTTGGACCAGGCGCCCGCTTGCCTGCCTGGGCCCTGGTTCGGGGGCAGGCGCTTCGCGGCGGAGGCCACGGATGCGGGCTGGGGGGCGTTCGGCTTCGGGCGCTGGACCCTGCCGGAGCGGCTGGTGTGGCGCGAGGGGGACCGGCTGGCCGCGGCCGTCTTCGTCCCCGCGGGGCCCGGCGCGGAGGACAAGGTCCGGTCGATGCTGGTGGGCCTCGGGTCGAAGTTTCCGGCAGGCCCCCTCTCCGTGCGGAGCGAGCCCCAGGCGCTGCGCGTGTCCGCCGGCCGCTCCGCCTTCGAGCAGAGCGTGGAGCGGGCCACGGAGGCCATCGCCAGCGGGTATTTCCAGAAGGTGGTGCTGGCCCGGGCGGTGGAAATCGAGGGCGAGCGCCCCTTCGACCAGGTGGAAGTGCTGGCCCGGCTGCGCGAGCAGAACCCCCGGTGCGCCACCTTCCTGTTCCGCGCCCCGGATGACACCGCCTTCCTGGGCGCCACCCCGGAGACGCTGTGCCGGGTGGAGGGCCGGGAGCTGCGTACGGAGGCGCTCGCGGGGACCGCGCCGGCCGCGCAGGCCATGGAGCTGGTGGGGCGGGACAAGGAGCGGCGCGAGCACGAGGCGGTGGTGCGCTACATCCTGGAGGTGCTCAGCCCCCTGGCCGAGCACATCGACGCGGATGCGGCGCCCCTGCTGCTGACCCTGCGCGGCATGGTGCACCTGCGCACCGGCATCCAGGCCTCGCTGCGCGAGGGCGTGGGGGTGGCCGAGCTGGTGGCGGCGATGCACCCCACCCCCGCCGTGGGCGGCACCCCCAGCGCCGTGGCGATGTCCTTCCTGCTCGAGCATGAGGGGCTGGACCGGGGCTGGTACGCCGCGCCCGTGGGCTGGGTGGGGCCGGGCCGGGCCCACCAGATGGTGGCGCTGCGCTCGGCGCGCGTGAAGGGCGCCCAGGCCCGGCTCTACGTCGGCGCGGGCATCGTCGCGGGCTCCAAGGCCGAGGCGGAGTGGCGGGAGACCGAGCTGAAGAGCCTCACGATGGCGCGGGCCCTCGGGGGCTCGGAGGGCTAA